In Uranotaenia lowii strain MFRU-FL chromosome 2, ASM2978415v1, whole genome shotgun sequence, one genomic interval encodes:
- the LOC129743207 gene encoding uncharacterized protein LOC129743207 encodes MSLLVSDTTTYQQVNCDPTSKILKQLNAIVEKWHQDQHIDYFTKTKLQTFHCHPPRIYGLPKIHKPERPLRPVVSTIGSATNSVARYLTDILNNIVGKTEYHVKNSFVFAEDISKVRIPEGCVMFSLDVVSLYANVPAENAYDFIEDQWHRLRKYTTLSLASLQQALSVVLKSSFFKYNNNYYKQIHGVPMGSSISGCIASICMETLEQGCIERLKQKNISLIVYKRYVDDCFVVAKENDIDAIFEEFNNAHKTLKFTLEKEEQQTIRFLDMTLSRQHDKIIKTWFTKQPDGRYLDFNSESPFTHKQNTVFALVDRALKLSDPETRKTSIDAVKNILGRNNYPQDILHNAFEKRTHAMYNTLQNQNPPESTSSRMASIPYIPGLSERVARILRKHDVIAAFKPCDKIKSTVFTKLKDPIPKMMQTNVVYSVPCSCGKEYIGQTSQTLEKRTKQHENSIRVKNKQTGLAQHALEDDADHTFDFAKTQILERISHKSHRLIAEKLHIKLRGNQSVNLQIDTKGVSNAYNGLWTKLREERERENPKNSDKPTSRRQPAAAAAIDLTSFPI; translated from the coding sequence atgTCACTGCTGGTCTCGGACACCACCACATACCAACAAGTGAATTGTGATCCAACTTCCAAAATACTAAAACAACTCAACGCAATTGTGGAAAAATGGCACCAAGACCAACACATCGACTACTTCACGAAAACCAAACTACAAACTTTCCACTGCCACCCGCCAAGAATCTACGGCTTGCCGAAGATTCACAAACCCGAACGTCCACTTCGGCCAGTGGTCTCCACAATAGGTTCGGCTACCAATAGCGTGGCGCGATATCTCACGGACATTCTGAACAACATCGTAGGTAAAACGGAATATCATGTAAAAAACAGTTTCGTTTTTGCCGAAGACATCTCGAAGGTCCGAATCCCCGAAGGCTGCGTGATGTTCTCTCTTGATGTCGTATCGCTATACGCCAATGTTCCAGCAGAAAACGCGTATGACTTCATAGAGGACCAATGGCACAGGCTGCGCAAGTACACAACACTCTCCCTTGCCTCCCTGCAACAAGCCCTAAGCGTTGTTCTCAAATCCTCCTTTTTCAAATACAACAACAACTACTACAAACAGATACACGGTGTACCCATGGGATCATCTATATCGGGATGCATCGCTTCGATCTGCATGGAAACATTAGAACAAGGATGCATCGAacgtttgaaacaaaaaaatatttcgctgattgtttacaaacgctACGTCGATGATTGTTTTGTAGTCGCCAAGGAAAATGATATAGATGCGATTTTCGAGGAATTTAACAACGCGCATAAAACCCTCAAATTTACGCTCGAGAAGGAGGAACAACAAACCATTCGCTTCCTGGACATGACTTTATCTAGACAAcatgataaaattatcaaaacatggTTCACAAAACAACCGGACGGACGATACTTGGACTTCAATTCGGAGAGCCCGTTCACGCACAAACAAAATACAGTTTTCGCTCTTGTGGACCGCGCTCTAAAATTATCTGATCCAGAAACCAGGAAGACAAGTATCGATGCGGTGAAAAACATCCTCGGCAGAAACAATTATCCACAAGACATACTACATAACGCCTTCGAGAAAAGGACACATGCAATGTACAATACACTACAAAACCAGAACCCCCCTGAATCTACATCTTCAAGAATGGCATCGATCCCGTACATACCCGGACTGAGCGAAAGGGTGGCCAGAATCCTTCGCAAACATGATGTGATTGCCGCCTTCAaaccatgtgacaaaataaaGTCAACAGTTTTCACGAAATTGAAAGACCCGATCCCCAAAATGATGCAAACCAACGTCGTATATTCAGTACCATGCAGCTGCGGTAAAGAATATATCGGCCAAACGTCGCAAACCTTGGAAAAAAGGACCAAACagcatgaaaacagcatacgggtgaaaaacaaacaaactggcCTAGCGCAACACGCACTGGAAGACGACGCTGACCACACGTTCGATTTTGCGAAAACCCAAATTCTGGAGAGGATCAGCCACAAGTCGCATAGGTTGATTGCGGAAAAACTACACATCAAACTGAGAGGGAACCAATCGGTTAATCTCCAGATTGATACGAAGGGAGTTTCAAATGCCTACAACGGACTATGGACCAAACTCAGAGAGGAGAGAGAACGAGAGAATCCAAAAAACTCTGATAAACCGACGTCCCGAcgacaaccagcagcagcagcagcaatagacttgacttcctttccAATTTAA
- the LOC129743208 gene encoding uncharacterized protein LOC129743208, with protein MSSWVFRKARLLTISLDVEIAIAKKPEAEDIRADVATAISNHLNYQRQPRSKETEWIKRDIVNSRAFLKTHEDIYITRADKGNKTVILSAQEYRQKMSLLVSDTTTYQQVNCDPTSKILKQLNAIVEKWHQDQHIDYFTKTKLQTFHCHPPRIYGLPKIHKPERPLRPVVSTIGSATNSVARYLTDILNNIVGKTEYHVKNSFVFAEDISKVRIPEGCVMFSLDVVSLYTNVPAENAYDFIEDQWHRLRKYTTLSLASLQQALSVVLKSSFFKYNNNYYKQIHGVPMGSSISGCIASICMETLEQGCIERLKQKNISLIVYKRYVDDCFVVAKENDIDAIFEEFNNAHKTLKFTLEKEEQQTIRFLDMTLSRQHDKIIKTWFTKQPDGRYLDFNSESPFTHKQNTVFALVDRALKLSDPETRKTSIDAVKNILGRNNYPQDILHNAFEKRTHAMYNTLQNQNPPESTSSRMASIPYIPGLSERVARILRKHDVIAAFKPCDKIKSTVFTKLKDPIPKMMQTNVVYSVPCSCGKEYIGQTSQTLEKRTKQHENSIRVKNKQTGLAQHALEDDADHTFDFAKTQILERISHKSHRLIAEKLHIKLRGNQSVNLQIDTKGVSNAYNGLWTKLREERERENPKNSDKPTSRRQPAATAAIDLTSFPI; from the coding sequence ATGTCTTCGTGGGTTTTCAGGAAAGCGCGACTGTTGACGATATCTCTTGATGTTGAAATCGCGATAGCAAAAAAACCAGAAGCAGAAGACATACGAGCAGACGTAGCAACGGCTATCTCCAATCATCTCAACTACCAACGTCAACCAAGATCAAAAGAAACAGAGTGGATAAAAAGAGATATCGTCAACAGTCGCGCTTTCCTGAAAACCCACGAAGACATTTACATCACTCGGGCGGACAAGGGTAATAAAACGGTCATACTATCAGCACaggaataccgccaaaaaatgTCACTGCTGGTCTCGGACACCACCACATACCAACAAGTGAATTGTGATCCAACTTCCAAAATACTAAAACAACTCAACGCAATTGTGGAAAAATGGCACCAAGACCAACACATCGACTACTTCACGAAAACCAAACTACAAACTTTCCACTGCCACCCGCCAAGAATCTACGGCTTGCCGAAGATTCACAAACCCGAACGTCCACTTCGGCCAGTGGTCTCCACAATAGGTTCGGCTACCAATAGCGTGGCGCGATATCTCACGGACATTCTGAACAACATCGTAGGTAAAACGGAATATCATGTAAAAAACAGTTTCGTTTTTGCCGAAGACATCTCGAAGGTCCGAATCCCCGAAGGCTGCGTGATGTTCTCTCTTGATGTCGTATCGCTATACACCAATGTTCCAGCAGAAAACGCGTATGACTTCATAGAGGACCAATGGCACAGGCTGCGCAAGTACACAACACTCTCCCTTGCCTCCCTGCAACAAGCCCTAAGCGTTGTTCTCAAATCCTCCTTTTTCAAATACAACAACAACTACTACAAACAGATACACGGTGTACCCATGGGATCATCTATATCGGGATGCATCGCTTCGATCTGCATGGAAACATTAGAACAAGGATGCATCGAacgtttgaaacaaaaaaatatttcgctgattgtttacaaacgctACGTCGATGATTGTTTTGTAGTCGCCAAGGAAAATGATATAGATGCGATTTTCGAGGAATTTAACAACGCGCATAAAACCCTCAAATTTACGCTCGAGAAGGAGGAACAACAAACCATTCGCTTCCTGGACATGACTTTATCTAGACAAcatgataaaattatcaaaacatggTTCACAAAACAACCGGACGGACGATACTTGGACTTCAATTCGGAGAGCCCGTTCACGCACAAACAAAATACAGTTTTCGCTCTTGTGGACCGCGCTCTAAAATTATCTGATCCAGAAACCAGGAAGACAAGTATCGATGCGGTGAAAAACATCCTCGGCAGAAACAATTATCCACAAGACATACTACATAACGCCTTCGAGAAAAGGACACATGCAATGTACAATACACTACAAAACCAGAACCCCCCTGAATCTACATCTTCAAGAATGGCATCGATCCCGTACATACCCGGACTGAGCGAAAGGGTGGCCAGAATCCTTCGCAAACATGATGTGATTGCCGCCTTCAaaccatgtgacaaaataaaGTCAACAGTTTTCACGAAATTGAAAGACCCGATCCCCAAAATGATGCAAACCAACGTCGTATATTCAGTACCATGCAGCTGCGGTAAAGAATATATCGGCCAAACGTCGCAAACCTTGGAAAAAAGGACCAAACagcatgaaaacagcatacgggtgaaaaacaaacaaactggcCTAGCGCAACACGCACTGGAAGACGACGCTGACCACACGTTCGATTTTGCGAAAACCCAAATTCTGGAGAGGATCAGCCACAAGTCGCATAGGTTGATTGCGGAAAAACTACACATCAAACTGAGAGGGAACCAATCGGTTAATCTCCAGATTGATACGAAGGGAGTTTCAAATGCCTACAACGGACTATGGACCAAACTCAGAGAGGAGAGAGAACGAGAGAATCCAAAAAACTCTGATAAACCGACGTCCCGACGAcaaccagcagcaacagcagcaatagacttgacttcctttccAATTTAA